One region of Phaeocystidibacter marisrubri genomic DNA includes:
- a CDS encoding SufE family protein → MSESIAVISEEIVDEFDMFEDWMDKYDYIISLGKELPLIDEEYKVDDNLIKGCQSRVWLHAEFKDGTVQFTADSDAIITKGIIALMIRALSGQKPEDIINADLTFVDQIGLKEHLSPTRANGLVSMIKQMKFYALAFQSKTA, encoded by the coding sequence ATGAGTGAGAGTATAGCAGTTATTTCCGAAGAGATCGTCGATGAATTCGACATGTTCGAGGATTGGATGGACAAGTATGACTACATCATTTCATTGGGAAAAGAACTCCCCTTGATTGATGAAGAGTACAAGGTTGATGATAACCTCATTAAAGGCTGTCAAAGTAGAGTTTGGCTTCACGCCGAATTCAAAGATGGAACTGTACAGTTTACTGCCGATAGTGACGCTATCATCACCAAAGGGATTATTGCCCTTATGATCCGTGCATTGAGCGGACAAAAACCAGAAGACATTATCAATGCCGACTTGACCTTTGTGGATCAAATTGGCTTGAAAGAACATTTATCACCCACAAGAGCGAACGGATTGGTGAGTATGATTAAACAAATGAAGTTTTACGCTCTTGCTTTTCAGTCCAAAACAGCATGA
- a CDS encoding SUF system Fe-S cluster assembly protein, translating into MTTAMALNEDQMQKLGADTVDVLRSIYDPEIPVDIYELGLVYDVQVSEDGDVHILMTLTSPNCPVAESLPVEVEEKVKCIDEAKDVEVEITFDPPWTKDMMSEEARLELGMF; encoded by the coding sequence ATGACCACAGCTATGGCATTGAACGAAGACCAAATGCAGAAATTAGGCGCCGACACCGTTGATGTCTTGCGATCTATTTACGACCCGGAAATTCCGGTGGACATTTACGAACTCGGACTTGTTTACGATGTACAGGTTTCGGAAGACGGAGACGTTCACATCTTAATGACACTCACTTCTCCCAATTGCCCTGTCGCCGAATCTCTTCCCGTAGAAGTAGAGGAAAAGGTGAAGTGCATTGACGAAGCAAAAGATGTTGAAGTTGAAATCACCTTCGATCCGCCTTGGACGAAAGATATGATGAGCGAAGAAGCTCGTCTTGAGCTCGGAATGTTTTAA